In one Pseudodesulfovibrio tunisiensis genomic region, the following are encoded:
- a CDS encoding HD-GYP domain-containing protein — MIAEHRPRLQLEDICEFQILDAVHMTVHQFAESLGNVIDAKDHCTRSHSEEVAVVSQAIGLELGLSARQADILHVAGHLHDIGKIGIPDAILKKQGPLTSAEFEIIKQHPQIGAGIMAPVTGFSGTNGVVRMILHHHERFDGTGYPHGLPGLDIPLGARIIAVADSLSAMLQNRPYRKALSYGQAVEEIARCSGSQFDPLVVEALLEIRDTVRDYLRTMRDLRVAV; from the coding sequence ATGATTGCGGAACACAGACCTCGGTTGCAGTTGGAAGATATTTGCGAATTCCAGATTCTGGATGCGGTGCACATGACCGTGCATCAGTTTGCGGAGTCCCTCGGCAATGTCATCGATGCAAAGGATCATTGCACCCGGTCGCACTCGGAAGAGGTGGCCGTGGTTTCCCAGGCGATCGGCCTGGAATTGGGATTGTCCGCCAGACAGGCGGACATTCTGCATGTGGCAGGGCATCTGCACGATATCGGCAAGATCGGCATTCCCGACGCGATCCTGAAAAAGCAGGGACCGCTTACGTCGGCGGAATTTGAAATCATCAAGCAACATCCGCAGATAGGGGCCGGGATCATGGCTCCGGTAACGGGTTTTTCCGGCACGAACGGCGTTGTCAGGATGATCCTGCATCATCACGAACGGTTCGACGGCACCGGGTATCCCCATGGGTTGCCCGGGCTCGACATTCCGCTTGGGGCGCGCATCATTGCTGTTGCGGATTCCCTGTCGGCCATGCTTCAGAATCGGCCCTATCGGAAGGCCCTGAGCTACGGGCAGGCAGTGGAGGAAATCGCCCGCTGTTCCGGCAGCCAGTTCGATCCTCTGGTTGTTGAGGCCCTGCTGGAAATACGCGACACCGTGCGGGACTATTTGCGGACCATGCGGGATTTGAGGGTGGCGGTATGA
- a CDS encoding DUF4198 domain-containing protein: protein MFAFMVMSLPAQAHFMMVYTPEIAKEKGGDMDFRLVFTHPAEAGHTMDMGGAQEFYALYQRGDNKAKKIDLKGYLKEIDWANPESKGKGFEAMIPRKLVRSMGDYTFVFKPGYYFEKEEGIYMQQITKLVANVGGIPGNWAEPAGLPCEIVPLIKPYGLWTGNVFKARVLSQGKPVAGAEVEVEFMSHMPDLKANVMHAKSSVDYPHDAFVTQTIFTDSEGYITFGIPKAGWWGFAALGVGPETEHKGKEMSQDAVIWVKAVDM, encoded by the coding sequence ATGTTTGCGTTCATGGTCATGTCCCTGCCTGCACAGGCGCACTTCATGATGGTGTATACCCCCGAGATCGCCAAGGAAAAGGGCGGAGACATGGATTTCCGTCTCGTGTTCACGCATCCGGCCGAAGCCGGTCATACCATGGACATGGGCGGAGCACAGGAATTCTACGCCCTGTACCAGCGCGGCGACAACAAGGCCAAGAAGATCGATCTCAAGGGCTACCTCAAGGAGATCGACTGGGCCAATCCCGAATCCAAGGGCAAGGGCTTCGAGGCCATGATTCCCAGGAAGCTGGTACGCTCCATGGGCGACTACACCTTCGTGTTCAAGCCAGGCTATTATTTCGAGAAGGAAGAAGGCATCTACATGCAGCAGATCACCAAGCTCGTGGCCAATGTCGGCGGCATTCCCGGCAATTGGGCCGAGCCTGCGGGCCTGCCCTGCGAGATCGTTCCCCTGATCAAGCCCTACGGCCTGTGGACCGGCAACGTGTTCAAGGCGCGTGTTTTGTCTCAGGGCAAGCCTGTTGCCGGAGCCGAGGTCGAGGTCGAGTTCATGAGCCACATGCCCGACCTCAAGGCCAATGTCATGCATGCCAAGTCCTCCGTGGACTACCCGCACGACGCGTTCGTGACGCAGACCATCTTCACCGATTCCGAGGGGTACATCACCTTCGGCATTCCCAAGGCCGGATGGTGGGGCTTTGCCGCTCTGGGCGTCGGTCCCGAGACCGAGCACAAGGGCAAGGAAATGTCTCAGGACGCCGTGATCTGGGTCAAGGCCGTGGACATGTAG
- a CDS encoding nucleoside recognition domain-containing protein gives MALPVAKVLSMTVLRGRESAPFIMEMPPYHLPTVGGVLRRALERIWLFLKKIVTVVVAVAVVVFVLINFPGLSGERMAEYEAQQSSSMERFMKTVASTKYAGQIQQDDVLGLILFQEALKNAKRGVTDQEKSNAINARFAEDNPVYYSVVKRKGKDGKKLNKALKKVVKTRKKLRREIRAERFEGSFLGMAGRALEPVTQYAGFNWRINIALLSAFAAKENSAATLGAIYGLDGSDASVQESMKAGESGFTPLHALALMLFMALYPPCVPASIMVRMQSNSSKWMMFSIAYQTLLGLFVASLVFTGGTLLGLTGVQTMWAFYVLCVVVTLIMGFLPERRAAENRLPMNLSKNENCPEGGAN, from the coding sequence ATGGCCCTGCCTGTTGCCAAGGTGCTGTCCATGACCGTGCTGCGGGGACGGGAAAGCGCGCCATTCATCATGGAAATGCCTCCCTATCATCTGCCCACCGTGGGCGGCGTGCTGCGGCGCGCCTTGGAACGCATCTGGCTGTTCCTGAAGAAGATCGTGACTGTGGTGGTGGCTGTTGCCGTGGTGGTTTTCGTACTCATCAACTTCCCGGGACTGTCCGGGGAGCGTATGGCCGAGTACGAGGCGCAACAGAGTTCGTCGATGGAAAGGTTCATGAAGACCGTGGCCTCGACCAAATATGCTGGCCAGATTCAGCAGGACGATGTGCTCGGCCTGATCCTGTTTCAGGAAGCCCTGAAGAATGCCAAGCGTGGCGTCACGGATCAGGAGAAATCCAATGCCATCAATGCCCGGTTCGCCGAGGACAACCCGGTCTACTATTCCGTGGTCAAACGCAAGGGCAAGGATGGCAAGAAGCTGAACAAGGCTTTGAAGAAGGTCGTGAAAACGCGGAAGAAGCTGCGTCGCGAAATTCGAGCCGAACGGTTCGAGGGCAGCTTCCTCGGCATGGCCGGACGCGCGCTGGAACCTGTGACGCAGTATGCCGGTTTCAACTGGCGTATCAACATCGCGCTCCTGTCCGCGTTTGCGGCCAAGGAGAACAGCGCGGCCACTCTGGGTGCCATCTACGGGCTGGACGGTTCCGATGCCTCGGTTCAGGAGAGCATGAAGGCGGGCGAGTCCGGGTTTACCCCGCTGCACGCTCTGGCCCTGATGCTGTTCATGGCCCTGTATCCCCCATGCGTGCCTGCTTCCATCATGGTGCGCATGCAGTCCAATTCCAGCAAATGGATGATGTTCTCCATTGCCTACCAGACCTTGCTGGGGCTGTTCGTAGCCTCTCTGGTTTTTACCGGCGGCACGCTGCTCGGCCTGACCGGCGTGCAGACCATGTGGGCCTTCTACGTCCTTTGCGTGGTCGTCACCTTGATAATGGGCTTTTTGCCCGAGAGAAGGGCAGCGGAAAATCGGTTGCCCATGAATTTGTCCAAAAATGAAAATTGCCCTGAAGGAGGAGCAAACTGA
- a CDS encoding FeoA family protein produces the protein MIMKLNFEKSWRGAMTLDEMNPGLRCIMSDLTAEGALGQRLMDLGFYPGAEICVVRNAPLVDPVELELDGYHVSIRHEEARHVEVKQA, from the coding sequence ATGATAATGAAACTCAATTTCGAAAAAAGTTGGAGAGGTGCCATGACACTGGATGAAATGAATCCCGGTTTGCGTTGCATCATGAGCGATCTGACCGCGGAAGGGGCGTTGGGGCAGCGTCTCATGGATCTCGGGTTCTACCCCGGGGCCGAGATATGCGTGGTTCGCAATGCGCCCCTGGTCGATCCCGTGGAGCTGGAACTGGACGGATACCATGTCAGCATTCGCCACGAGGAGGCCCGGCACGTGGAGGTGAAACAGGCATGA
- a CDS encoding FeoA family protein codes for MAPGNSVMVVGVDAGRRACLRLESMGIMPGILLEVVSNGHGPMIISTGEGRIMVERGIAEKVLVA; via the coding sequence GTGGCTCCAGGCAATTCCGTGATGGTTGTCGGCGTGGATGCCGGTCGAAGGGCCTGCCTGCGTCTGGAATCCATGGGCATCATGCCCGGGATATTGCTTGAAGTCGTCAGCAACGGACACGGCCCCATGATCATTTCCACGGGCGAAGGTCGCATCATGGTGGAAAGAGGGATTGCCGAAAAAGTGCTTGTTGCCTGA
- a CDS encoding cation diffusion facilitator family transporter, with protein MKRGIVMQESRPENSHSPKRYAIYSIIASLLTIALKFGAWRMTGSVGLLSDALESLVNLTAAVLALVALTVALRPSDHEHAYGHGKAEYFSSGAEGVLIIVAAAGIVYAAAGRFMSPQPLDSLGPGLILALLSSGVNFATARVMLRAAKRFDSITLEADAKHLLTDVWTSAGLVAGLAVLLVAPPSWQILDPIIACIMAANIVFTGFSLLKRSVGGLMDYALPKEEIRDIVIAIRTHAGENAIYHALRTRKSGSTRFVDFHLLVPGDTTVKRAHDLCCLIEDQIEHTLRDVEVTIHVEPLESASSWDGRKTGGVCSGCGMCSASEVLEKE; from the coding sequence ATGAAAAGAGGAATCGTCATGCAGGAATCCCGGCCTGAAAACAGCCATTCTCCCAAGAGATACGCCATCTATTCGATCATCGCCTCGCTGCTGACCATCGCCCTGAAATTCGGGGCATGGCGCATGACCGGGTCCGTCGGGTTGCTGTCCGACGCCCTCGAATCCCTTGTAAACCTCACGGCAGCCGTGCTTGCGCTAGTGGCCCTGACCGTGGCCCTGCGCCCCTCGGATCACGAACATGCCTACGGCCACGGCAAGGCCGAATACTTCTCCAGCGGTGCAGAGGGCGTTCTGATCATTGTTGCGGCAGCAGGCATCGTCTATGCGGCAGCGGGCCGGTTCATGAGTCCCCAGCCTCTGGACAGCCTCGGCCCGGGCCTGATTCTGGCACTGCTCTCGTCCGGCGTGAATTTCGCCACGGCCCGGGTCATGCTGCGCGCCGCCAAACGCTTCGACTCCATCACGCTGGAGGCGGACGCCAAGCACCTGCTCACGGACGTCTGGACCTCGGCCGGGCTCGTGGCCGGACTGGCGGTTCTGCTCGTGGCACCGCCCTCATGGCAGATTCTCGACCCGATCATTGCCTGCATCATGGCCGCAAACATCGTGTTCACCGGATTTTCGCTGCTCAAGCGGTCCGTGGGCGGCCTCATGGACTATGCCCTGCCCAAGGAGGAAATCCGGGACATCGTCATCGCCATCCGCACCCATGCCGGGGAAAACGCCATCTATCACGCACTGCGCACCCGCAAGTCCGGCTCCACACGGTTCGTGGACTTCCACCTGCTCGTGCCCGGCGACACCACGGTCAAACGCGCACACGACCTGTGCTGCCTTATCGAGGATCAGATCGAGCATACCCTCAGGGATGTGGAAGTCACCATCCATGTGGAACCGCTCGAATCCGCCTCGTCATGGGACGGACGAAAAACCGGCGGTGTCTGCTCCGGTTGCGGCATGTGCTCGGCATCCGAAGTCCTCGAAAAGGAATAA
- the hflX gene encoding GTPase HflX, which produces MKPNQIKRLNRLYQRRYPAHGNYTGEQARELADISLETGRQIGLLINRQGTPEMVLVGDNRSIFIPELPRARQAADRLRGLRLLHTHLTEEKLSQEDLMDMVFLRLDSVTVLNVSTHGPQTAQLAHLLPPNPEERSYEIFDPVRWDRMDADLLAVTEALEDEFRRLVSARETDSENRALLVSVDDTPRPVQELSLAELAELADTAGLESVGSLIQRVRRKNPKSIMGKGKLAELEVRALQGNASVILFDQELSPAQMRNLAEITERKILDRTQLILDIFAQHATSRSGKLQVELAQLRYTLPRLVGRNRAMSRLMGGIGGRGPGETKLEVDRRRARDRITRLKDELKSVRKRRGQTRERRAKAGLPIVSLVGYTNAGKSTLLNTLTRSEVIAEDKLFATLDPTSRRIRFPREREIVLTDTVGFIRRLPPELKEAFRATLEELESADLLVLVADASHPEVEEQVDAVRSILDEMDLGELPSLLVLNKWDQLDEEGREAMRNLYPDGIPASALDRASLEPLVDAILTSLPWGTV; this is translated from the coding sequence TTGAAACCCAATCAGATCAAGCGGCTCAACAGGCTGTATCAGCGTCGGTATCCGGCGCACGGCAATTACACCGGGGAACAGGCGAGGGAGCTCGCGGACATTTCCCTGGAAACCGGGCGGCAGATCGGCCTGCTCATCAATCGTCAGGGCACCCCGGAAATGGTGCTCGTGGGTGACAACCGCTCCATCTTCATTCCCGAACTGCCCCGCGCACGTCAGGCTGCGGACAGACTGCGCGGCCTGCGGCTGCTGCACACGCATCTCACCGAGGAAAAGCTTTCGCAGGAAGACCTCATGGACATGGTTTTTCTGCGGCTGGATTCCGTGACCGTGCTCAATGTGTCGACGCATGGGCCGCAGACCGCCCAACTCGCCCACCTGCTGCCGCCCAATCCCGAGGAGCGGAGCTACGAAATTTTTGATCCCGTGCGTTGGGATCGCATGGACGCTGACCTGCTGGCCGTGACCGAGGCGCTGGAAGACGAGTTCCGGCGGCTGGTTTCCGCGCGGGAAACGGACAGCGAGAACCGTGCCTTGCTGGTGAGCGTGGACGACACGCCCCGGCCCGTGCAGGAACTGTCTCTGGCCGAACTCGCCGAACTGGCGGACACGGCCGGGCTGGAGTCCGTGGGGTCTCTGATTCAGCGGGTGCGCAGGAAGAATCCCAAGTCCATCATGGGCAAGGGCAAGCTGGCGGAGCTCGAAGTGCGCGCCCTGCAAGGCAATGCTTCGGTCATCCTGTTCGATCAGGAACTGTCTCCGGCCCAGATGCGCAATCTGGCCGAGATCACGGAACGCAAGATTCTGGACCGCACTCAGCTCATTCTGGACATTTTCGCCCAGCACGCCACGAGCCGTTCCGGCAAGCTGCAGGTGGAGCTGGCCCAGTTGCGCTACACCCTGCCAAGGCTGGTGGGCCGCAATCGGGCCATGTCCCGGCTCATGGGCGGCATCGGCGGCAGGGGGCCGGGTGAAACCAAGTTGGAGGTCGACCGCCGCCGTGCTCGCGATCGCATTACCCGGCTCAAGGATGAACTGAAATCCGTGCGCAAGCGGCGTGGCCAGACCCGGGAACGCAGGGCCAAGGCCGGACTGCCCATTGTGTCGCTCGTGGGATATACCAATGCGGGCAAGTCCACGCTGCTGAACACCCTGACCCGGAGCGAGGTCATTGCCGAGGACAAGCTTTTCGCCACGCTGGACCCGACCAGCCGACGGATTCGATTCCCCCGGGAACGGGAAATCGTGCTCACTGATACGGTGGGTTTCATCCGCAGGCTGCCGCCCGAGCTCAAGGAGGCGTTTCGCGCGACCTTGGAGGAGCTGGAGTCCGCGGACCTGCTGGTGCTGGTGGCGGATGCGTCCCATCCCGAAGTCGAGGAGCAGGTGGATGCGGTCCGGAGCATCCTTGACGAGATGGATCTGGGCGAGCTCCCGAGTCTGCTGGTGCTGAACAAGTGGGACCAGCTCGACGAAGAGGGCAGGGAAGCCATGCGGAATCTGTATCCCGACGGCATTCCGGCGTCGGCCCTGGACCGGGCCTCTCTGGAACCGTTGGTGGATGCGATTCTGACCTCATTGCCTTGGGGAACCGTGTAG
- a CDS encoding IMP cyclohydrolase, translating into MNLLPVKRAILSVTDKSGLAEFGAFLSERGVELVSTGGTRKMLQESGLSVTSVSDVTDFPEILGGRVKTLHPYIHGGILADKDDEGHLETLREFNIEPFDLICVNLYNFAEAARKQAVLRDAVEQIDIGGPCMLRASAKNFHSVLVVPGPQHYARVQKEIEEHGGITLGLRKEMAAETFRMVSEYDNMIAEYLASHDK; encoded by the coding sequence ATGAACCTGTTGCCTGTGAAAAGAGCCATTCTGTCCGTGACCGACAAGAGCGGTCTGGCTGAATTCGGCGCATTCCTGTCCGAGCGTGGCGTTGAACTGGTTTCCACCGGGGGAACCAGGAAGATGCTCCAGGAATCCGGCCTGTCCGTTACCTCTGTCAGCGACGTTACCGATTTCCCCGAGATTCTGGGCGGAAGGGTCAAGACCCTGCATCCGTACATTCACGGGGGCATTCTGGCTGACAAGGATGACGAAGGCCATCTTGAAACCCTGAGGGAGTTCAACATCGAGCCGTTCGACCTCATCTGTGTAAACCTCTATAATTTTGCGGAAGCCGCCAGAAAACAGGCCGTGCTCCGCGATGCGGTGGAACAGATCGACATCGGCGGCCCCTGCATGTTGCGGGCGTCCGCCAAGAACTTCCATTCCGTGCTGGTTGTCCCCGGCCCGCAGCATTATGCCCGGGTTCAGAAGGAAATCGAGGAGCACGGCGGCATCACCTTGGGATTGCGCAAGGAAATGGCCGCCGAAACTTTCCGCATGGTGTCGGAATACGACAACATGATCGCGGAGTACCTCGCTTCCCACGACAAGTAG
- a CDS encoding tetratricopeptide repeat protein, which produces MSGHMDYEINKELGECYLFMGELDKAEEYYRKAIGSNGIHPDPYLGLATVAVQRGALDDALLMYEKAHRIEPTDKSFSGIGLIRMERGSKEDAFSLFLSAIGLNPENMVALFSLIRLAHELDRLEEIVPHLENYLEIDPSKHEVRYSLAGCLVCLDRKDEARAQLERILEMDPEFEAAREMLAQFES; this is translated from the coding sequence ATGAGTGGTCATATGGATTATGAAATCAACAAGGAACTCGGGGAATGCTACCTGTTCATGGGTGAGCTGGACAAAGCCGAGGAATACTATCGGAAAGCCATCGGCTCCAATGGTATTCACCCCGACCCGTACCTCGGTCTCGCAACCGTGGCCGTACAGCGCGGCGCGCTCGACGATGCGCTCCTGATGTATGAAAAGGCCCACAGGATCGAGCCGACCGACAAGAGTTTTTCCGGCATCGGGCTGATCCGCATGGAACGCGGAAGCAAGGAAGACGCATTTTCCCTGTTTCTGAGCGCCATCGGGCTCAATCCCGAAAACATGGTCGCCCTGTTCAGTCTGATCAGGCTCGCCCATGAACTGGACCGGCTGGAAGAGATCGTCCCGCATCTGGAAAACTATCTGGAGATCGACCCGTCCAAGCACGAGGTCAGATACTCCCTCGCGGGATGCCTGGTCTGCCTTGACAGAAAGGACGAGGCCAGAGCGCAGCTTGAACGGATTCTGGAGATGGATCCGGAATTCGAAGCGGCGCGCGAAATGCTCGCACAGTTCGAGTCCTAG
- the flgB gene encoding flagellar basal body rod protein FlgB translates to MKGLFGSHINLTAKVLDLRLERQNLVMGNITNVNTPDYRPRRLEFEEKLQQALNLDMRGKMTRTEKSHMPAAFHAGTFKGDGIQEFRARQVHGEDSVDLDKEMTVMAKNAMLYNALTDVIKKNFTGLQKVIQDGGK, encoded by the coding sequence ATGAAAGGCCTTTTTGGAAGCCACATCAATTTGACAGCAAAAGTGCTGGACCTCCGCCTTGAACGTCAAAATCTCGTCATGGGCAACATCACCAACGTGAACACGCCCGACTACCGGCCCCGCCGATTGGAATTCGAGGAAAAGCTCCAGCAGGCGCTGAATCTGGACATGCGCGGCAAGATGACGCGGACCGAAAAAAGTCACATGCCCGCCGCATTTCACGCCGGCACGTTCAAGGGAGACGGCATCCAGGAATTCCGCGCCCGTCAGGTGCACGGCGAGGATTCCGTCGATCTGGACAAGGAAATGACCGTCATGGCCAAGAACGCCATGCTCTACAATGCCCTGACCGACGTGATCAAAAAGAATTTCACGGGCCTGCAGAAGGTCATACAGGACGGAGGCAAGTAA
- the flgC gene encoding flagellar basal body rod protein FlgC has protein sequence MDFMTAMDIGASGLKAQRANLNVISMNLANIRTTKTMAGGPYRRKSVSFESSPVYSPFDKAMQDHMNRDLHGVKVLGVVADNRPFKQVYEPGHPDANDQGYVFYPDINVVEEMTNMMTAMRGYEANVQTIQSVKNMFNKALLIGRG, from the coding sequence ATGGACTTCATGACTGCCATGGACATCGGCGCATCCGGGCTCAAGGCCCAGCGCGCCAATCTGAATGTCATTTCCATGAACCTGGCCAACATCCGGACGACCAAGACCATGGCTGGCGGCCCCTACCGCCGCAAGTCCGTGTCCTTCGAGTCCAGCCCGGTATATTCCCCCTTTGACAAGGCCATGCAGGACCACATGAACAGGGACCTGCACGGTGTCAAGGTACTGGGTGTGGTGGCGGACAACCGTCCCTTCAAGCAGGTGTACGAACCCGGCCATCCCGATGCCAACGATCAGGGATACGTGTTCTATCCCGACATCAACGTGGTCGAGGAGATGACCAACATGATGACGGCCATGCGCGGCTACGAAGCCAACGTGCAGACCATTCAGTCCGTCAAAAACATGTTCAACAAGGCCCTGCTCATCGGCAGAGGCTAG
- the fliE gene encoding flagellar hook-basal body complex protein FliE, which translates to MVVKSIAFKAYENAMDTMGARSKALNNKVSGRLTKPQAPAEAFSTTLKDSVSKVNDMQAEKKQMIESFASGETQNVHELMITMQKAGLAMSMTSAVRNKVMTAYQEVMRMPF; encoded by the coding sequence ATGGTTGTGAAAAGCATCGCCTTCAAGGCATACGAAAATGCCATGGATACCATGGGTGCCCGCAGCAAGGCCCTGAACAACAAGGTTTCCGGCAGGCTGACCAAGCCCCAGGCACCGGCCGAAGCCTTCAGCACCACGCTCAAGGACTCGGTCAGCAAGGTCAATGACATGCAGGCCGAGAAAAAGCAGATGATCGAATCATTCGCCTCGGGCGAGACCCAGAACGTGCACGAACTCATGATCACCATGCAGAAGGCCGGGCTGGCCATGAGCATGACCAGCGCGGTGCGCAACAAGGTCATGACCGCGTATCAGGAAGTCATGCGCATGCCGTTCTAG
- the fliF gene encoding flagellar basal-body MS-ring/collar protein FliF, whose product MPPFIAEYWNKLANFWAGRTLSQRVLIGGLAVSVSLAFVLMIYWMNKPDYKVLLTNLYPEDASKVVAMLQGEKEKYQLTDNGQTIMVPADRVYELRLKVAGEGDLHGQGIGFEIFDSVQIGQTDFVQHINYQRALQGELARTITEFPQVQKARVHLVLPQKSLFIEDQMPPSASIVLQLKGDGKLPSDQVQGIVNLVSMAVEGLDPKHITLTDMKGRPLYFPEDDSTGLAMSRTQLEYKADLENKVQRRIMELLGPVVGPEKVIARINADLDFSQKTIRKESYDPDGAVVRSETRSEESTAGAASLAGGEPDVNFRGDGFTGTRTTQDSTRESRTTNFEINKQEENIIAPVGELKRLSVAVIVDGTWETNPDTGEAVYTPRSAEEIERIKTLVSNAVGFDSIRGDTIEVTNISFGEPQMYDGDTLMRTMLEYAQRLGKPFLNGVLIFLFLILVVRPVIMALIRPRVAEQEIEEMAGLPGAERLALEEEDVDEEALDTTRRLENAKNHAIQLSEDNMEQAVRLLKNWLTAEA is encoded by the coding sequence ATGCCTCCGTTCATCGCCGAATACTGGAACAAGCTCGCCAACTTCTGGGCCGGACGCACCCTGTCCCAACGCGTGCTCATCGGCGGCCTTGCCGTTTCCGTCAGCCTTGCCTTCGTGCTGATGATCTACTGGATGAACAAGCCCGACTACAAGGTGCTGCTCACCAACCTGTACCCCGAGGACGCCTCCAAGGTCGTGGCCATGCTTCAGGGGGAAAAGGAAAAGTATCAGCTCACGGACAACGGCCAGACCATCATGGTTCCGGCGGACCGCGTATATGAACTCCGGCTCAAGGTGGCGGGCGAAGGCGACCTGCACGGCCAGGGCATCGGCTTCGAGATTTTCGACTCCGTGCAGATCGGCCAGACCGATTTCGTGCAGCACATCAACTACCAGCGCGCGCTTCAGGGCGAACTGGCCCGCACCATCACGGAATTTCCCCAGGTCCAGAAGGCCCGCGTCCATCTGGTCCTGCCCCAGAAAAGCCTGTTCATCGAAGACCAGATGCCGCCGTCCGCATCCATCGTGCTCCAGCTCAAGGGCGACGGCAAACTGCCCTCGGATCAGGTGCAGGGCATAGTGAATCTGGTATCCATGGCAGTCGAGGGACTCGACCCCAAGCACATCACCCTGACCGACATGAAGGGCCGCCCCCTGTATTTCCCGGAAGACGATTCCACGGGTCTGGCCATGTCCCGCACCCAGCTCGAATACAAGGCCGATCTGGAAAACAAGGTTCAGCGCCGCATCATGGAGCTGCTCGGCCCGGTCGTGGGACCGGAAAAGGTCATCGCCCGCATCAATGCGGATCTCGACTTCAGCCAGAAGACCATCCGCAAGGAATCCTACGACCCGGACGGTGCGGTTGTCCGCTCCGAGACCCGCAGCGAGGAATCCACTGCCGGCGCGGCCTCCCTTGCCGGTGGCGAACCCGACGTGAACTTTCGCGGCGACGGCTTCACCGGCACCCGCACCACGCAGGATTCCACCCGGGAAAGCCGAACCACGAATTTCGAGATCAACAAGCAGGAAGAAAACATCATCGCCCCTGTCGGAGAGTTGAAACGTCTGAGCGTTGCGGTTATCGTGGACGGGACGTGGGAGACGAACCCGGATACGGGCGAAGCCGTGTACACGCCCCGCTCCGCCGAGGAGATCGAACGGATCAAGACCCTGGTTTCCAATGCCGTGGGCTTCGACTCGATTCGGGGCGACACCATCGAGGTGACCAACATCTCCTTTGGCGAGCCCCAGATGTACGACGGCGACACCCTGATGCGCACCATGCTCGAATACGCGCAGCGTCTGGGCAAGCCCTTCCTGAACGGCGTCCTGATCTTCCTCTTCCTGATCCTGGTCGTCCGCCCGGTCATCATGGCCCTGATCCGGCCTCGCGTGGCCGAACAGGAGATCGAGGAAATGGCTGGACTGCCCGGCGCGGAACGTCTGGCGCTGGAGGAAGAGGACGTGGACGAAGAGGCTCTGGACACCACCAGACGACTGGAAAACGCAAAGAACCACGCCATCCAGCTCTCCGAGGACAACATGGAACAGGCCGTGCGCCTGCTCAAGAACTGGCTGACGGCGGAGGCATAG